Part of the Oncorhynchus nerka isolate Pitt River unplaced genomic scaffold, Oner_Uvic_2.0 unplaced_scaffold_2240, whole genome shotgun sequence genome is shown below.
gacccctggtggtcagaccagagaacaacagGCAGGGAGAGCTGGAGACCCCTGGTGGCCAGACTAGAGAACTACAAGATCAGGCACCCCTGGGGCCAGACTAGAGAACTACATGGTAGATCAGGGGACCCCTGGTGGCCAGACTAGAGAACTACATGGTAGATCTGGGGACCCCTGGTGGTCAGACTAGAGAACTACATGGTAGATCAGGGGACCCCTGGTGGTCAAACCAGAGTATAACAGGCAGGGAGAGCTGGAGACCCCTGgtggtcagaccagagaacaacagGCAAGGAGAGCTGCAGACCCCTGgtggtcagaccagagaacaacaggcagggagagctgcagacccctggtggtcagaccagagaacaacaggcagggagagctggagacccctggtggtcagaccagagaacaacaggcagggagagctggagacccctggtggtcagaccagagaacaacagGCAGGGAGCGCTGGAGACCCCTGGTGGTCAGATAAgcaaacaggcagggagagctgaagacccctggtggtcagaccagagaacaacaggcagggagcgctggagacccctggtggtcagaccagagaacaacagGCAGGGAGAGCTGCAGACCCCTGGTGGCCAGACTAGAGAACTACATGGTAGATCAGGGGACCCCTGGTGGCCAGACTAGAGAACTACATGGTAGATCAGGGGACCCCTGGTGGCCAGACTAGAGAACTACATGGTAGATCTGGGGACCCCTGGTGGTCAGACTAGAGAATTACATGGTAGATCAGGGGACCCCTGGTGGTCAAACCAGAGTATAACAGGCAGGGAGAGCTGGAGACCCCTGgtggtcagaccagagaacaacagGCTGCAGACCCCTGgtggtcagaccagagaacaacagGCAGGGTTGCAGACCCCTGgtggtcagaccagagaacaacagGCAATAGTCTGGAGACCCCTGTtggtcagaccagagaacaacaggcagggagagctggagacccctggtggtcagaccagagaacaacaggcagggagttggagacccctggtggtcagatcaaacaggcagggagacccctggtggtcagaccagagaacaacaggcagggagagctgcagacccctggtggtcagaccagagaacaacagGCAGGGAGCACTGGAGACCCTGgtggtcagaccagagaacaacagGCAGGAGAGCTGCACACCCCTGgtggtcagaccagagaacaacagGCAGGGAGAGCTGGAGACCCCTGCCCTCCTCAATAGTCTCTAGGAGTGTTTAGACCAGAGAACAACAGGCAGGGAGAGCTGGAGACCCTGgtggtcagaccagagaacaacaggcagggagagctgggagaccctggtggtcagaccagagaacaacaggcagggagagctggagaccctggtggtcagaccagagaacaacagGCAGGGAGAGCTGGACACCCTGgtggtcagaccagagaacaacagGCAGGAGAGCTGGACATGgtggtcagaccagagaacaacaggcaggagagctggagacccctggtggtcagaccagagaacaacaggcaggagagctgagacccctggtggtcagaccagagaacaacagGCAGGAGAGCTGGAGACCCTGgtggtcagaccagagaacaacaggcaggagagctggagacccctggtggtcagaccagagaacaacagGCAGGAGAGCTGGAGACCCCTGGTGGTCAATAGAGAACAACAGGCAGGGAGAGCTGGAGACCCCTGgtggtcagaccagagaacaacagGCAGGGAGAGCTGCAGACTCCTGGTGATGGTGAGTAGATATGCATTTTTCCACAAATAGGAGGATAAACACTTTTGGGAAAATAGTCTCTAGGAGTGTTTacatttaccctccactacacctctgCCTCCTCAATAGTCTCTAGGAGTGTTTacatttaccctccactacacctctgCCTCCTCAATAGTCTCTAGGAGTGTTTacatttaccctccactacacctctgCCTCCTCAATAGTCTCTAGGAGTGTTTacatttaccctccactacacctctgCCTCCTCAATAGTCTCTAGGAGTGTTTacatttaccctccactacacctctgCCTCCTCAATAGTCTCTAGGAGTGTTTacatttaccctccactacacctctgCCTCCTCAATAGTCTCTAGGAGTGTTTacatttaccctccactacacctctgCCTCCTCAATAGTCTCTAGGAGTGTTTACATTTACCCTATCCACTACACCTCTGCCTCCTCAATAGTCTCTAGGAGTGTTTacatttaccctccactacacctctgCCTCCTCAATAGTCTCTAGGAGTGTTTacatttaccctccactacacctctgCCTCCTCAATAGTCTCTAGGAGTGTTTacatttaccctccactacacctctgCCTCCTCAATAGTCTCTAGGAGTGTTTacatttaccctccactacacctctgCCTCCTCAATAGTCTCTAGGAGTGTTTacatttaccctccactacacctctgCCTCCTCAATAGTCTCTAGGAGTGTTTacatttaccctccactacacctctgCCTCCTCAATAGTCTCTAGGAGTGTTTacatttaccctccactacacctctgCCTCCTCAATAGTCTCTAGGAGTGTTTacatttaccctccactacacctctgCCTCCTCAATAGTCTCTAGGAGTGTTTacatttaccctccactacacctctgCCTCCTCAATAGTctctaggagtgtgtgtgtgtgtgtgtgtacctgtgtacgtCGATGGTCTCCAGCAGGCGGAAGGCGACCCAGGCCCATAGCAACGTCACGTGGTTACAGAACACCATGATGCCGATGAAGAACCCAGACCCAAGGATCACTGTCTCAGCTGGGTGGGCGTACTCTGCCTGCATGCCAAATGGAGCCTACAGacacagaggggggagggggagacaaggggagagagagagagacagacacagagggggggagagagggggacacagagagagaggggggcagagagagacagacacagaggggagagagacagagagagagagagggggggcgagagaggagacagagacagagagaggggagacagagacagagacagaggaggggggagagagacagagagagagagggggagagagacagagacagagagaggagggagagagagagagagacagagagaggggagagagagacagagacagagagagggagagagacagagacagagagaggggggagagacagagacagagagagagacagagacagagagaggggagggagagacagagacagagagagggggagagagacagagacagagagagggggggagagagacagagacagagagagggggagagagacagagacagagagagggggagagagacagacacagagagaggagagagagacagagagaggggggagagagcgagagagagagacagacacagagagagggagagagagacagagaggggggggagacaaagagacagagacagaggggggggagacagagacagagagagagacagacagacaaagaaatCGGTTATAGCAAgtttatttgacattttagtccattagcagacactctcatccagagcaatgagggttaaatgccttgctcaagggcacatcggcattTGTGTGTATTcgtgcctgtgcctgtgtgtgtttgtgtgtactcaCAGTGAACTCGTGGTGCACTTTGTGGATGTGCTTGTAGATACTGCGGTGATGTAGCAGGCGATGGAGGAAATAGTGCCAGGTGTCCTCTATCACAGCACAGCCTAGACACTGGGCTAACAGGTAgggcctggggagggagagatagacagaacagcctagacactgagttaacaggtagggcctggggagggagagatagacagaacagcctagacactgagttaacaggtagggcctggggagggagagatagacagaacagcctagacactgagttaacaggtagggcctggggagggagagatagacagaacagcctagacactgagttaacaggtagggcctggggagggagagagaaacagaacagcctagacactgagttaacaggtagggcctggggagggagagataaacagaacagcctagacactgagttaacaggtaaggcctggggagggagagagagacagaacagcctagacactgagttaacaggtagggcctggggagggagagataaacaGAACAGCCTAGACACTGAGTTAACAGGTAAGgccgggggagggagagaaagacagaacagCCTAGACACTGCGTTTAACAGGTAgggcctggggagggagagatagacagaacagcctagacactgagttaacaggtagggcctggggagggagagatagacagaacagcctagacactgagttaacaggtagggcctggggagggagagatagacagaacagcctagacactgagctaacaggtagggcctggggagggagagatagacagaacagcctagacactgagttaacaggtagggcctggggagggagagatagacagaacagcctagacactgagctaacaggtagggcctggggagggagagatagacagaacagcctagacactgagttaacaggtagggcctggggagggagagatagacagaacagcctagaccctgagttaacaggtagggcctggggagggagagatagacagaacagcctagacactgagttaacaggtaaggcctggggagggagagataaacaGAACAGCCTAGACACTGAGCTAAGAGGTAGGgcctggggaggggagagagacagaacagcctagacactgagctaacaggtagggcctggggagggagagatagacagaacagcctagacacagttaacaggtagggcctggggagggagagatagacagaacagcctagacactgagctaacaggtagggcctggggagggagagatagacagaacagcctagacactgagttaacaggtagggcctggggagggagagatagacagaacagcctagacactgagttaacaggtagggcctggggaggagagatagacagaacagcctagacactgagctaacaggtagggcctggggaggagagatagacagaacagcctagacactgagttaacaggtagggcctggggagggagagatagacagaacagCCTAGACCCTGAGTTAACTGGTAgggcctggggagggagagatagacagaacagcctagacactgagttaacaggtaaggcctggggagggagagataaacaGAACAGCCTAGACACTGAGCTAAGAGGTAgggcctggggagggagagagagacagaacagcctagacactgagttaacaggtaaggcctggggagggagagataaacagaacagcctagacactgagttaacaggtagggcctgggtagggagagagagacagaacagcctagacactgagttaacaggtagggcctggggagggagagatagacagaacagcctagacactgagttaacaggtagggcctggggaggggagaggtagacagAACAGCTTAGACACTGAGTTAACAGGTAGGgcctggggaggggagaggtagacagaacagcctagacactgagttaacaggtagggcctggggagggagagagagacagaacagcctagacactgagttaacaggtagggcctggggagggagagatagacagaacagcctagacacttgagttaacaggtagggcctggggagggagagatagacagaacagcctagacactgagttaacaggtagggcctggggagggagagatagacagaacagcctagacactgagttaacaggtagggcctggggagggagagatagacagaacagcctagacactgagttaacaggtagggcctggggagggagagatagacagaacagcctagacactgagttaacaggtagggcctggggagggagagatagacagaacagcctagacactgagttaacaggtagggcctggggagggagagatagacagaacagcctagacactgagttaacaggtagggcctggggagggagagatagacagaacagcctagacactgagttaacaggtagggcctggggagggagagatagacagaacagcctagacactgagttaacaggtagggcctggggagggagagatagacagaacagcctagacactgagttaacaggtagggcctggggagggagagatagacagaacagcctagacactgagttaacaggtagggcctggggagggagagatagacagaacagcctagacactgagttaacaggtaggggcctggggaggggagagatagacagaacagcctagacactgagttaacaggtagggcctggggagggagagatagacagaacagcctagacactgagttaacaggtagggcctggggagggagagatagacagaacagcctagacactgagttaacaggtagggcctggggaggggagagatagacagaacagCCTAGACACTGAGTTAACAGGTAGGGCCTGTAGGGCCTGGAGGTGTGTGTTGTTGGGTCGTACCATCATGGCATGCTGTCCCAGTCgtttgggagtgtgtgtgtgtgttgggtcgtaCCATCATGGCATGCTGTCCCAgtcgtaggggaggttgtgtgtgtgtgtgtgtgctgggtacCATCGTGGCATGCTGTCCCAGTCgtgggtgtgttgggtcattgccatcgtggcatgtgtgtgtgtgtgtgtgtgttgggtcgtaCCATCGTGGCATGCTGTCCCAgtcgtaggggaggttgtgtgtgtgttgggtcagacCATCGTGGCATGCTGTCCCAGTCGtagggaggttg
Proteins encoded:
- the msmo1 gene encoding methylsterol monooxygenase 1, producing MPRWPYLLAQCLGCAVIEDTWHYFLHRLLHHRSIYKHIHKVHHEFTAPFGMQAEYAHPAETVILGSGFFIGIMVFCNHVTLLWAWVAFRLLETIDVHSGYDIPLNPLHLIPFYAGARFHDFHHMNFVGNYASTFTWWDKILHTDSQYNRHMMSKKNQ